The following coding sequences are from one Candidatus Nitrosopumilus sp. SW window:
- a CDS encoding 30S ribosomal protein S7: MAQTKNLLLFRKWDLSDIEVKDPGLKTAISLRKQILPYTFGRSALKRFNKADVNIVERLINKTMHFGKKYAKNTGRMTGKKTKVLNTVRTAFTIIELKTGKNPVEVLVRAVENSAPNEDTTRIVYGGTVYHVSVDVAPIRRVDLALRFIADAIKESTFSNPKPIEEHMAEQLILAADNDPNAPSVKKKNELERIAQASR; encoded by the coding sequence ATGGCACAAACAAAAAACTTGTTACTCTTTAGAAAATGGGATTTGTCTGATATTGAAGTTAAAGACCCTGGTCTTAAAACTGCAATTTCTCTTAGGAAACAAATCTTACCTTATACATTTGGTCGTTCTGCACTCAAAAGATTCAACAAAGCAGATGTTAACATTGTTGAAAGATTAATCAACAAAACAATGCACTTTGGTAAAAAATATGCAAAGAACACTGGTCGAATGACTGGAAAGAAAACCAAAGTACTCAATACTGTTAGAACTGCATTTACAATCATTGAACTCAAAACTGGTAAAAACCCAGTAGAGGTACTAGTTAGAGCAGTTGAAAATTCAGCTCCTAATGAGGACACAACTAGAATTGTTTATGGTGGTACTGTTTATCACGTATCTGTTGATGTTGCACCAATTAGAAGAGTAGATTTGGCTTTGAGATTCATTGCTGATGCAATCAAAGAATCAACATTCTCTAACCCAAAACCAATTGAAGAACACATGGCAGAACAACTAATCTTGGCTGCAGATAACGATCCTAATGCTCCTTCTGTAAAGAAGAAGAACGAGTTAGAAAGAATCGCACAAGCATCAAGATAG